The DNA sequence AAGGTTTAGGCCGCCCCCCCCCTCGATCAATGGAACTCCTCATCCAGATAATCCAACGTCGCCTTCTGATGACGGATAATTCGACCCTTTACCATAAAGACCACCATCTCACAGATATGCACCGCATGGTCGCCAATGCGCTCCAGGAATTTAGAAATCATAAAGGTCCGCATGATGTTGTGCATTGACTGCAGATCCCTTCCTTGCATCCGTTTCACCGCCTCCCAAAGGCTGTCCTGGTAGATCCGGTCTATCGCCTGATCCCTCCGGGCCGTCTGCAGAGCCAGCTCCGCGTCCCAATTGATAAAGGCCCTGAGACTGTTCTCTAACAGTTCTTGAACCTTAACTGCCATGCTGAGCTGAGGGGTTAAATCGATGGAGTTTTCCATAGCGGCAATCAGGTCCAGGGCATAGCGGCTGATGTTGCCGGCCAGATCGCCGATCCGCTCCAAAGTAGTGATGATCTTCATGGCGGTAGTGATAAAACGCAGGTCGGTGGCTGCCGGCTGATACAGGGCGATCATGGTCAAACAGCTCTCGTCGATATCTACCTCCAAAGAGTTGATCTGCTGATCCCCTTCAATGGTCGCCAGGGCCGGCCCTTCTTCCCAGGTCTCCAGACTGATGCAGGCCTGAGCGATGGCATTGGCTACCATCTCCCCCAAACTCAAAATTTTGCTTCGCAAAGTTTGGAGGTCATTTTCAAATTTGCGGCTGACATGTTCTCGCGGCAAGACGAGATCATCCTCCTCGCCATGAAGATGTTTACCGGGAAACGACGTTCCCCGAGCAGATTTATATTATATTATGCTAACATTAATCTAACAATAAACCAATGCAATTATCCTTATAATTGCGTCAGCCACAAACCGTGAGATTTGTTTACCGGCGCTCCAAACTATCTCCCTTCTGCCAATTCCTCTACCATTCTTCCCTGTTACCGGATATAATACCGTGGCTGACCTGTACCGCAACCAACGGGGGGTTAAAGCTTCTGTAACACCCCAGTTGTTTGGGGCGAAGATAAGATTCGCCCCTACGGATGGGCCTGTCGGTGCTGCAGTGCTGCTAGAGTGGGCACCGGCCACCCCTTCCTTGGTCTATGCTCTCAGATGGCTGAGGTATTACTGGCTTTTTATTTTCACTCTATTTTTTAGCCGAAAACCGTGAACGATAAAAGTGCAATCCTAACAAAGAAATTGTTGTCTCCTAACATTCGCATGCCATACTATTAATATTTCGCTTGTTTTTTGTCGGGAGGCAGTTAATGGCCAAAGAACATATTCTCGTGGTGGACGACGAAGAGGACATCCTCGAGTTGGTCCGCTATAATCTCACCAAAGAAGGTTATCGGGTGACCGCCGTCGCTACCGGTGAAGAGGCATTAAGAACAGCCCACTCGATCCACCCAGAGCTCATCCTGCTGGATTTAATGCTGCCGGGAGTAGATGGCCTGGAGGTCTGTCGGAAGTTGAAGCAAGACCCCAAGACCAGCCACGTGCCGATCATTATGCTGAGCGCCAAGGGCGAGGAGGCGGATATTGTCACCGGCCTGGAGTTAGGTGCCGCCGACTACGTCACCAAACCTTTCAGTCCCCGCGTCCTGATTGCCCGGCTGCGGGCGGTCCTCAGGCGCCGGTCGGCCGAACCCCTGTCCGAAAGCGCCCCTCTTACCATCCATGATCTGGTAATTCATCCCGGCCGACATGAAGTATTGATCCAGGGGCAACAGGTGGATTTGACCGTCACTGAATTCCGCCTGCTCCACATGCTGGCCCGCCGTCCCGGGTGGGTGTTTACCCGGTCCCAGATCGTCAATACCGTTCACGGCGATGATTATCCCGTTTCCGACCGCTCCGTGGATGTCCAGGTAGTCGGTCTGAGAAAAAAATTAGGCGCCCTGGGAGATTACATCGAAACGGTGCGGGGCGTCGGCTACCGCTTTAAAGAATAATCCTGTGCGCCGCAAGAAAATCATCTGGCATCTCTACCCGCCTTTTTTAGGCATTACCCTGATATCTCTATTGGTGACCACCGTCTACGTCACCAGGTTCTGGCGCCAGCTTTATCAGGAACAGCTTACCACCGACTTGGTCAAACAGGCCCGATTGGCCGAGGCCCAGATCAATCCCCTCCTCAATGCTTACGAGTACTCATCTCTGGATGAATCGGCTAAATACCTGGGCCAACAGACCGGCATCCGGTTTACGGTGATGCTCCCGGACGGGAAAGTCGTAGGCGACTCCGCTTACGACCCCGCAAAGATGGAAAATCACGCCGACCGGCCGGAATTTCAGGAGGCCCGCAAAGGCGCCGTCGGCATCTCCGTCCGGCAGAGCTACACCCTGGAGGAGCGCATGATCTATGCCGCCCTCCCCATCAGGGTCAAGGACCGCATCACCGGCATCATGCGGGCCGCTCTGCCGGTCACCTATGTGGACAAAATTCTCCGCGAGATCTATCTAAAAATCATCGCTGGCGGCCTGGTTATCATTCTAGTGGCCGCAATCGTTATTTACAGCATCACTCGGCGTTTGAGCCGCCCCCTGACCGAAATCAACCGCGGGGCCGAAAGGTTCGCCCGGGGTGACCTGAGCAGCAAGGTGCCGGTGCCCGAAGCCGCGGAGCTGGCCAGTCTGGCCGAGGCCTTAAATAATATGGCGGCGCAGCTGGACGACCGCTTTCGCACCATCCTGCGGCAGCGTCAGGAACAGGAGGCCATTCTCGCCAGCATGGTCGAGGGCGTCGTGGCAGTGGACATGAATGACCGCCTCATCACCCTCAATAAGGCCGGCAGCCGCCTCCTTATGGTCAACCCTGAAGTAGCCAAGGGGCAAAGCATCCAGGAAATCATCCGCAATCAGGAACTCCAAAGGTTTTTGCAGCAGACACGCACCGCCACCATACCGGTGGAAGGAGAGTTAACGCTCAACGGTCTGAGTGAGCGCATTATTCAATTACATGGCAGTAAACTCTTGGACGCCCAGGGCAAGGTCATCGGCGTCCTGTTGGTCATGAACGACGTCACCAAAATGCGGCGTTTGGAACGGATCCGGCGAGATTTCGTGGCCAATGTCTCACATGAACTGCGAACCCCGATCACCTCTATCAAGGGCTTTGTCGAAACCTTGCAATCCGGCGCCATTTATGAACCTGACAACGCCGTCCACTTTTTAAATATCATGGCGCGACAGGCCGATCGCTTGAATCAAATTATCGAAGACCTGCTCACGCTCTCTCGCATCGAACAGGAAGAGGAAGAGGGCAAAGTCACTCTAACCTGGAAACCGCTGAAAACCGTTCTGCAGGCGGCTATCCAGGTATGCGAGGTCAGAGCCGCCGAAAAGCAGATCACCATCTCTCTCTCCTGCCCCGACAATCTGCAGGCCCGCATCAATCCCCCGTTGCTGGAGGAAGCGGTGGTCAATCTGATCGATAATGCCATAAAATACAGCCCGCCGGAAACCGCCGTTGCCGTAACGGCCGAACCGGCCACCGAAAAAGTCCTCATCCGGGTGCGGGATCAGGGTCGAGGCATCGCCCTAGAACACCTCCCCCGCCTGTTTGAACGGTTTTACCGCGTCGACACCAGCCGCAGCCGCAAAGTAGGCGGCACCGGCCTCGGCCTTGCCATCGTCAAACACATCGCCCAGGCCCATGACGGCTGGGTCACGGTGGACAGCACCTTAGGCCAGGGGAGTGTCTTCACCCTGCACCTCCCCCTGTCGGCCTAAACCGAATGACGATGACAGTCTTACCCCTCCATTTTTCTGACAGAATTCTAATCCCCAGCTCACGACGTTTAAATATCCATTCCTTAATCTAGCTATTCAAAGATCAAAGTTTCGTGTACCGAGTCCTGAATGGATTTCCTTTCATATCAATCTTGAACCTTTAATCTCGAAACTCGAAACCCAAAATTCCAAGACCAGGCCATCATCACCAATAATTAATGAATAGCTAACAGTAATCTAACAAAAATAAAACAAACTAAAACAAAAGGAGGAGTCTGTACATGAAGAAAGTGGTCGGTTTACTGACAATATTGGCCTGCCTGGGGTTGCCGCTCTTAGCCCAGGCCGAGGTCACGATTAATGGCGCCGGGGCATCCTTCCCATATCCGGTCTATGCCAAATGGGCGCACAAGTATTACGAGTTGAATAAAGTTAAGATAAATTATCAGTCGATCGGTTCGGGCGGCGGCATCGCCCAGATTAAGGCCAAGACCGTGGATTTTGGCGGTTCTGATGATCCTTTGAAACCTGAAAATCTCCAGAAGGATAATCTGGTGCAGTTCCCCACTTTAATGGGCGGCGTGGTGCCGATCATCAATCTTAAGGGAGTGGACGCCGGACAGATTACCCTGTCTTCCGAAGTCTTGGCTGATATCTTTCTCGCCAAGATCAAAAACTGGAATGACCCGGCTATCGTCAAGCTGAACCCCAAAGTCAAATTGCCCAATCAGGCCATTACCGTCGTACATCGGGCCGATGGTTCCGGAACTACCTGGATTTTTACCAATTATCTGAGCAAGGTCTCCAAGGAGTGGAAAGAGAAGGTCGGCAACGCTAAGTCCGTATCCTGGCCCACTGGCGTCGGCGCCAAAGGCAATGAAGGCGTCGCCAACAACGTCAAGCAGGTGGAAGGCGGCATCGGCTACGTTGAGTACGCTTATGCCACCATCAACAAGATTCCGCATGCCAACCTCATCAACCGTTCCGGCAAAGCCGTGGCTCCGGGAACAGAGAGCTTTAGCGCTGCCGCAGCCGCCGCCGATTGGAAGACAGCTCCCGGTTTTTATATGGTACTCACGGATTTGCCGGGCGAAAAGACCTGGCCCATCGTCGGCGCCACCTTCATCCTGGTGCAAAACGAACAGCCTGATCCCGATAAGGCCAAGACCATGCTCAAATTCTTCGAGTGGTGTTATAAACATGGAGACGCCATCGCCGAAGAACTGCATTATGTTCCTATGCCCGATAGCGTCGTGGGCATCATTGCAGAGGCCTGGACCAAGGAGATTAAGTCTGGCAATAAACCTGTATGGCCATAGTCTGCCACAAATACCGATTGCTCAAACTTTTGTCCTTTATGTTTTCTTGGACCTCCTTGAGGGACTAAGCATCATCTACCATTCATGGGTTCAATGGATATCCTCTCGCCTTTGGGAATCAGGGTGAGAAGTCTGAAAGGGGGCGCGGTGCACCGTGCCCCTACGCCTTGAATACCAAACTACGTTCCCGTGGATTTCAAAAAGGTATCGTGTATATGTCTCGACCTCTGGAGATGACCAGAGCCGCGCAGGAAAAAACCCCTTTAAGGGTGAACGCCGATGCCGTCTTTAAGTGGATAACCGTAATCGCCACCCTGGTTATCCCTTTAATCATGGCGGGTATTTTTTGGGAACTTTTCAGTCTTTCCTGGCTGGCGCTCAAGACCTTTTCCTGGCGCTTTTTCATCACCGAAACCTGGAACCCGGTGACCCAGACCTTTGGGGCTGCCAGCAGTATTTACGGTACGGTAGTCTCTACCCTCATTGCCATGGCCCTGGCGGCGCCGATGAGCATCGTCATCGCTCTGTTTCTGGTGGAACTCGCCCCGCCTCGGGTCAGTAAAGTGGTGAGCACCCTGATTGAATTGCTGGCGGCCATCCCCAGCATTATCTACGGCATGTGGGGGCTGTTTATCTTCGCCCCCTTCATGGCCAACTATGTGCAGCCCTTTTTAGGCCGCACCCTCGGTTTCCTGCCTTTATTCGAAGGGCCACCCATGGGGATCGGCATGCTTACCGCCGGGATCATCCTGGCCTTTATGATCCTGCCATTTATCACTGCCATCTGCCGGGACGTCTTCGCTTTGGTGCCGGCCGTAATGAAGGAATCCGGCTACGGCGTCGGCGCCACTACTTGGGAGGTGACCTACAAGATTACTATTCCCTACGGCGCCGTCGGGGTCCTGGGGGCGCTCTTCCTGGGTCTGGGAAGGGCGCTGGGTGAAACCATGGCCGTGACCTTCGTCATCGGCAACACTCACAGGATTGCCCTTTCTCTCTTTGCCCCTGGCAACAGCATCGCCTCTTCGCTGGCCAATGAATTTGCCGAAGCCACCGAACCGATCTATATCAGCTCCCTCATCGCCTTAGGTCTGGTGCTCTTTGTTTTCACCTTTATTGTTCAGATGATATCGCAACTCATGCTGCGGCGTTTGTACCGCACGTGGAGTATCAAAATATGATTTCTCGGCCGGCTACCGGACGTCGCCTCGTTAATCTGCTGATCAGCATGATAGCCGCTATCGCCGCCTGTCTAGGTATCTTTATCCTTCTGTGGATCACGCTGATGTTGGCCTATAAGGGACTGCCGGCGCTCAACCTGGATTTTTTTAGCAAAAACCCCACCCCGCCCATGGTAGCCGGCGGAGGTCTGGCCAATGCCATCCTCGGGACCCTGCTGTTGACTTTTTTGGCCACCGTGATGGCCGTGCCCATCGGTCTTTTAGCCGGGGTCTGTCTGGGCGAATTTGGGCAACACTCCAAATTGGCCGAGGTCTGCCGCTTCGCCTCCAATGTCTTAACCGGCATGCCCTCGATCATCGTTGGGGTGTTTGTCTACGGTTTGTTGGTCCTGACGACCGGCAATTTTTCGGGATTTGCCGGAGCCGTGGCCCTGGCGATTATCATGCTTCCCGTCGTGGCTCGCACTACCGAGGACATGCTCCGTCTGGTACCTGATCCGCTGCGGGAATCGGCGCTAGCCATGGGCTGCCCCCGTTGGCGGGTAACCCTGGCCATTGTCTTCCGCGCCGCCCGCTCCGGCATTATGACCGGGGTGCTGCTTGGCGTGGCGCGGGTCAGCGGCGAGACCGCACCACTCCTGTTCACCGCCCTCAACAGCCCCTACATGATAAGTTCTTTAATGCAGCCAACCCCCAACCTGACTGTTACTATCTTCAATTATGCCATGTCTCCGTATGAAGACTGGCAGAGGCTGGCCTGGGGTGCCTCCCTCTTAATCACCGCCTCCATTCTGGTCCTGAACCTGCTGGCCCGCCTCACTTTTGGAGAAAAAAAGCGATGACCGCCACCCGACCGAAAGAACAACCAAACAAACGTTCTCTCATAAAAAACGCCGAGATCGCCGAAGTCATTCGAGAGGCAGCGCCGCATACCGGGGCCAAGATTTCGGCCCGCGTTCTTAACTTCTTCTATGGCGACAATCAAGCCCTCTTTGACAATAACCTGGATATCGCCAAAAATCGGGTGACCGCCATTATCGGGCCTTCAGGTTGCGGCAAATCGACCCATATCAGAATTTATAACCGTATCTTTGAACTCTATCGGGACCAACGGGCGGTCGGCGAGGTCATTCTCGATGGCAAAAATATCCTGGCGCCGGATACCGACGTCCTTGAACTGCGCCGTCGGGTAGGTATGATCTTTCAAAAACCGACGCCCTTCCCCATGAGTATCATCGATAACATCGCCTTCGGCCTAAAGCTGCATTACAAACTGAGTCGGAGCGAGACTGCCGACCGAGTCGAGGACGCCCTGCGCAAGGCCGCTATCTGGGATGAAGTAAAAGATTCCCTGCACAAACCCGGAACTGCCCTCTCCGGCGGTCAGCAGCAGCGACTCTGTATTGCCCGGGCTATCGTGGTGGAACCTGAAGTCTTGCTCATGGATGAACCCTGTTCGGCCATCGACCCCATTGCCACCAACAAAATTGAAGAACTCATCCATGAGCTCAAAACCATTTACACCATTGCGATTGTCACTCACAATATGCAGCAGGCGGCCCGTGTTTCTGACTATACCGCATTTTTCTTCTCCGGCAGGATCATCGAATTCGGCGCCACCAAACAGATCTTTACCAATCCGGCCAACAAACAGACGGAAGAATACATTACCGGCCGCTTCGGATAACATCAGGCCTAATGGTCGCTCACCGACCCCAAAACCGGTAACGGCTGCCAAAAACAGTCCGTTTTTTAGTCAGCACAATAATGGTTGCATTTTCACAATCAGCAGAATAAAATCTTGGCGGAAAGCCCGATCTGACCTCGTAAGCCTGCTGTTTTAAGCGGTTATGATGATCAGCCTGACCTTGATCTGCACGGCAGGGCCAGGGAAAGCCGTAGACGCCCGCCTCAGCTAAGGATTATCCTTATGACCAGGACACTCGAACTAGAAATTAACTTTTTGAAAAAGAAAATCCTCTCCGTCTGCACCATTGTGGAAGAAAACGTCCGCGACGCCGTCAAGGCCCTGGTAAAACGCGATACTGACCTGGCTGCTAAAGTGATTGATGCGGATGAGGAAATCGATGCCCTGGAAGTGGAAATCGAAGAAGAATGTCTGAAGACCCTGGCCTTGCATCAACCGGTGGCCAGAGACCTGCGCTTCATCATTGCCGTCTTCAATATCAACAACGACTTGGAGCGTATCGGTGATCTGGCCGTCAACATCGCCGAACGAGCCATGTCTCTGGCTTCCTGCGCCAACATCGATATCCCGTTCGACTATACCAGTATGGCCGAAAAAGTTCTGCTCATGGTGAAAAAAAGCCTTGATGCCCTGGTGCAGATGAACCCCGAACTCGGACGGGAAGTGTGTGAGGAAGATGATGAGGTCGACGTGATGAACCGGGAGGCTTACTCAAAAGTCCAGGAGCGTATCCGCCTGTACCCCGAGAGAGTGGACTGTCTGATTCAGCTTCCTGCCATCTCCAGCGAACTGGAGCGCATCGCCGATCACGCCACCAATATCGCCGAAGAAGTGATTTACCTGGCCAAGGGGGAGATTGTCCGCCACAAAATCGAAAAACCCCAGCTTCGGGTGGTCAAATCAGAGACAGGCAATAACTTCGAAACCAAATAATTGCCCCAAAAACCCAGCTTACCACACCCCTCAAAGCCTCGCCAGCCACGCCTCCAGGGCCTCCAGGGCCCGTTGGGCATACGCCGCGCCGCGCCCCTTCTTCGGCACCCGGCCCGGCAACGCAGGGAATAAGCCGAAATTCACATTCATCGGCTGAAAATCCCTGACCTCAGTATTTGTAATATGGCGCACCAAGGCCCCCATGGCCGTTTCCGGCGGCGGGCTGAGCAGCGGCTGCTGCCGGGCTAGGCGGGCGGCGTTGACCCCGGCCAGCCAGCCCATAGCGGTGGACTCCAGATACCCCTCTACGCCGGTTATCTGCCCCCCCAGGAAGAGCTGCGGTCTGGCAGCAAAATTCAGGAAGCGGGTGAGTAGTCCAGGGGAGTGGATAAAGGTATTGCGGTGCACGCTCCCCAAACGGGCAAATTCTGCCTGCTCCAATCCCGGCAGGAGCCGCAGCACCCGCCGCTGTTCCCCGTATTTCAGACGCGTCTGAAACCCTACCAGATTATAGAGTTCTCCTTCCCGGTTTTCCTGGCGAAGCTGCACTACCGCAAAAGGCTGCCGACCGGTGTGGGGGTCCATCAAACCCACCGGTTTCATGGGTCCGAAGAGCAGGGTCTGATATCCCCGAGCCGCCATGACTTCGATAGGCAGACACCCCTCAAAAAAACGGGCCTCTTCGAATGTCCGCAGCGGCATCAGCTCAGCCGTAGTCAAGGCCTGATAAAAAGTCTGATAATCCGCTTCCGTCAGGGGACAGTTGAGATAATCGTCCCCCGCCCCATAGCGGGAGGCCCGGAAGACTATGTCGTGGTTGATGGAATCAGCAAAGACAATGGGAGAGATGGCGTCATAGAAATGCAACTGTTCCCTGCCGGTCAGCTCCCTCAATGACTCCGCCATGGAATCGGTCGTGAGCGGACCGGTAGCGATAACCGCCGGTTCGGAAAAATTCAGGGCCGTAACTTCCTGCCGGACAATCTCAACGTCCGGCTGTTCTGCCAATGCCTCGGTAATGAATCTGGCAAAGGCCTGCCGATCCACGGCCAGGGCCTTGCCTGCCGGCACCCGACTCGCCGCTGCTGCCCCCATGATCAGCGAACCCAAGCGGCGCAGTTCATTTTTCAACAGACCGATGGCGCTGTCAGGTGCCTCCGAGCGCAGGGAGTTGCTGCAGACCAGCTCACCCAACAGGGGTGACTGATGTGCCGGAGAAAATCTCTCCGGCTTCATCTCGAACAGGCACACCCGTACACCCTGACGCTGCGCCTGCCAGGCCGCTTCCGCCCCCGCCAGGCCTCCGCCGACAATATTAATCAGTGCCGGGTTCGTCAAGGTCCGGCTCCGTGTAGCCACAGCTCTTCTGTGGACAGGCCAGGATCTTGCCCTGTTTTTTTAATTCCTTGCGAACCATGACCGGAAAGCCACATTGCGGGCAGGCCTTGGCCACCGGGGGGTAATTGAGGGCATAGGTACATTCCGGATAGTTGCTGCAACCGTAAAAGACTCCCCGCTTAGATTTCCTGGCCCGCAGGACTCCGGTACAATCCGGTTGCGGACAGGGAACTGCCTCCACCTCTCCTTCCTCCTCCTGTAAACTGCGGGTATAACGGCATTTGGGATACCCCGGACAGGCCAGGAACGGGCCGAAGCGGCCCTGCTTGGCCACCAGGGTCTGCCCGCATTTCGGACAGACCTCGGTTATCTCCGGCAGATCGGGGGCGGGGACGTTATTTTTTTCTTCCGGAACAATCCGCCCCTGCTCATCACGACTGAAATTCCGGGTGTAGCGGCATTCCGGGTACCCTGAACATCCCAGGAATTCTCCCGTCTTGCCCCACTTGATCAGCAGCTCGGCGCCGCATTGCGGACATGTCAGGCCGGTGGCCAGGCTCTTGACCCGAGGCATGACCTGTTTGGCCTCCTGCAACTCCTGGGAAAAGGAGCCATAAAAATCCCGCAGGACCTCCTGCCAGATAACCTCCCCCTCAGCAACGGCGTCCAGGCGGTCCTCCAGATTGGCGGTAAAACCGACATTCATAATCTTCGGAAAACTGGCCACCAACAGGTCGTTAATCATTAAACCGAGTTCCGTAGGCTTAAACCCAGCCTTGATCTTGGCGACATAGAGCCGCCCCAGAATAACGCTGAGGATCGTAGCATAAGTGCTGGGTCGGCCGATCCCTTGTTTTTCCAGCTCCTTAATCAGGGTAGCTTCAGTATAGCGCGGCGGCGGTTGGGTAAAATGCTGTTTTGGTTCGAGTTGTAGCAATTCCAACAGCTCGCCGACTTTCAAGGGCGGCAGTTTGATATCTTCTTCTTCTCCCGCCGCGTCAGGAGTTTCCTCATAGAGCACGGTGAAGCCGGGGAACTTTACGAC is a window from the Desulfobacca acetoxidans DSM 11109 genome containing:
- the phoU gene encoding phosphate signaling complex protein PhoU, translated to MPREHVSRKFENDLQTLRSKILSLGEMVANAIAQACISLETWEEGPALATIEGDQQINSLEVDIDESCLTMIALYQPAATDLRFITTAMKIITTLERIGDLAGNISRYALDLIAAMENSIDLTPQLSMAVKVQELLENSLRAFINWDAELALQTARRDQAIDRIYQDSLWEAVKRMQGRDLQSMHNIMRTFMISKFLERIGDHAVHICEMVVFMVKGRIIRHQKATLDYLDEEFH
- a CDS encoding response regulator, which encodes MAKEHILVVDDEEDILELVRYNLTKEGYRVTAVATGEEALRTAHSIHPELILLDLMLPGVDGLEVCRKLKQDPKTSHVPIIMLSAKGEEADIVTGLELGAADYVTKPFSPRVLIARLRAVLRRRSAEPLSESAPLTIHDLVIHPGRHEVLIQGQQVDLTVTEFRLLHMLARRPGWVFTRSQIVNTVHGDDYPVSDRSVDVQVVGLRKKLGALGDYIETVRGVGYRFKE
- a CDS encoding ATP-binding protein, with the translated sequence MRRKKIIWHLYPPFLGITLISLLVTTVYVTRFWRQLYQEQLTTDLVKQARLAEAQINPLLNAYEYSSLDESAKYLGQQTGIRFTVMLPDGKVVGDSAYDPAKMENHADRPEFQEARKGAVGISVRQSYTLEERMIYAALPIRVKDRITGIMRAALPVTYVDKILREIYLKIIAGGLVIILVAAIVIYSITRRLSRPLTEINRGAERFARGDLSSKVPVPEAAELASLAEALNNMAAQLDDRFRTILRQRQEQEAILASMVEGVVAVDMNDRLITLNKAGSRLLMVNPEVAKGQSIQEIIRNQELQRFLQQTRTATIPVEGELTLNGLSERIIQLHGSKLLDAQGKVIGVLLVMNDVTKMRRLERIRRDFVANVSHELRTPITSIKGFVETLQSGAIYEPDNAVHFLNIMARQADRLNQIIEDLLTLSRIEQEEEEGKVTLTWKPLKTVLQAAIQVCEVRAAEKQITISLSCPDNLQARINPPLLEEAVVNLIDNAIKYSPPETAVAVTAEPATEKVLIRVRDQGRGIALEHLPRLFERFYRVDTSRSRKVGGTGLGLAIVKHIAQAHDGWVTVDSTLGQGSVFTLHLPLSA
- the pstS gene encoding phosphate ABC transporter substrate-binding protein PstS produces the protein MKKVVGLLTILACLGLPLLAQAEVTINGAGASFPYPVYAKWAHKYYELNKVKINYQSIGSGGGIAQIKAKTVDFGGSDDPLKPENLQKDNLVQFPTLMGGVVPIINLKGVDAGQITLSSEVLADIFLAKIKNWNDPAIVKLNPKVKLPNQAITVVHRADGSGTTWIFTNYLSKVSKEWKEKVGNAKSVSWPTGVGAKGNEGVANNVKQVEGGIGYVEYAYATINKIPHANLINRSGKAVAPGTESFSAAAAAADWKTAPGFYMVLTDLPGEKTWPIVGATFILVQNEQPDPDKAKTMLKFFEWCYKHGDAIAEELHYVPMPDSVVGIIAEAWTKEIKSGNKPVWP
- the pstC gene encoding phosphate ABC transporter permease subunit PstC, encoding MSRPLEMTRAAQEKTPLRVNADAVFKWITVIATLVIPLIMAGIFWELFSLSWLALKTFSWRFFITETWNPVTQTFGAASSIYGTVVSTLIAMALAAPMSIVIALFLVELAPPRVSKVVSTLIELLAAIPSIIYGMWGLFIFAPFMANYVQPFLGRTLGFLPLFEGPPMGIGMLTAGIILAFMILPFITAICRDVFALVPAVMKESGYGVGATTWEVTYKITIPYGAVGVLGALFLGLGRALGETMAVTFVIGNTHRIALSLFAPGNSIASSLANEFAEATEPIYISSLIALGLVLFVFTFIVQMISQLMLRRLYRTWSIKI
- the pstA gene encoding phosphate ABC transporter permease PstA; this encodes MISRPATGRRLVNLLISMIAAIAACLGIFILLWITLMLAYKGLPALNLDFFSKNPTPPMVAGGGLANAILGTLLLTFLATVMAVPIGLLAGVCLGEFGQHSKLAEVCRFASNVLTGMPSIIVGVFVYGLLVLTTGNFSGFAGAVALAIIMLPVVARTTEDMLRLVPDPLRESALAMGCPRWRVTLAIVFRAARSGIMTGVLLGVARVSGETAPLLFTALNSPYMISSLMQPTPNLTVTIFNYAMSPYEDWQRLAWGASLLITASILVLNLLARLTFGEKKR
- the pstB gene encoding phosphate ABC transporter ATP-binding protein PstB; this translates as MTATRPKEQPNKRSLIKNAEIAEVIREAAPHTGAKISARVLNFFYGDNQALFDNNLDIAKNRVTAIIGPSGCGKSTHIRIYNRIFELYRDQRAVGEVILDGKNILAPDTDVLELRRRVGMIFQKPTPFPMSIIDNIAFGLKLHYKLSRSETADRVEDALRKAAIWDEVKDSLHKPGTALSGGQQQRLCIARAIVVEPEVLLMDEPCSAIDPIATNKIEELIHELKTIYTIAIVTHNMQQAARVSDYTAFFFSGRIIEFGATKQIFTNPANKQTEEYITGRFG
- the phoU gene encoding phosphate signaling complex protein PhoU produces the protein MTRTLELEINFLKKKILSVCTIVEENVRDAVKALVKRDTDLAAKVIDADEEIDALEVEIEEECLKTLALHQPVARDLRFIIAVFNINNDLERIGDLAVNIAERAMSLASCANIDIPFDYTSMAEKVLLMVKKSLDALVQMNPELGREVCEEDDEVDVMNREAYSKVQERIRLYPERVDCLIQLPAISSELERIADHATNIAEEVIYLAKGEIVRHKIEKPQLRVVKSETGNNFETK
- the trmFO gene encoding methylenetetrahydrofolate--tRNA-(uracil(54)-C(5))-methyltransferase (FADH(2)-oxidizing) TrmFO, whose product is MTNPALINIVGGGLAGAEAAWQAQRQGVRVCLFEMKPERFSPAHQSPLLGELVCSNSLRSEAPDSAIGLLKNELRRLGSLIMGAAAASRVPAGKALAVDRQAFARFITEALAEQPDVEIVRQEVTALNFSEPAVIATGPLTTDSMAESLRELTGREQLHFYDAISPIVFADSINHDIVFRASRYGAGDDYLNCPLTEADYQTFYQALTTAELMPLRTFEEARFFEGCLPIEVMAARGYQTLLFGPMKPVGLMDPHTGRQPFAVVQLRQENREGELYNLVGFQTRLKYGEQRRVLRLLPGLEQAEFARLGSVHRNTFIHSPGLLTRFLNFAARPQLFLGGQITGVEGYLESTAMGWLAGVNAARLARQQPLLSPPPETAMGALVRHITNTEVRDFQPMNVNFGLFPALPGRVPKKGRGAAYAQRALEALEAWLARL